The proteins below are encoded in one region of Hordeum vulgare subsp. vulgare chromosome 3H, MorexV3_pseudomolecules_assembly, whole genome shotgun sequence:
- the LOC123444053 gene encoding protein VACUOLELESS1 — MSSSISVAAEWDLLSDRFYRRVTIYSPLPWSSPATTTASSSGGGSSGVGRLDLSTHIVAAAPFGGPIAAVRDDSKIVQLHSEPSRRRLLLFSSSGHPLASSPWTPHLPRLHSLAFSSSLNLLALLSDGSLLRFRLPDLNPITSSSPVPLLPPASGGVADAVFWGGGVAILTEDNRVVVTTDIEVDDPHPRELADPGVAEDEQVLCMAVVEPQFVMSGSPEVLLAVGDRVVAVDEDGVQVLGEALEIGPVQKMAVSPNGKLLAAFAHDGRLLVIPTDFSRIIFEYECDSALPPDQIAWCGLDSVLLYWSEVLLMVGPNGDPVQYNYDEPVMLIPECDGVRILSNSSMEFLHRVPDSTTSIFGIGSMSPAALLYDARDHYDKQSAKAYDNYQLISSSLPEAIEACIDAAGYEFDVSRQHTLLRAATYGLAFCSRFPHGRFQEMCKILRVLNAVRDPEIGMPLTVKQYKLLTAAVLVGRLINANQHLLALRISEYLNLNPEVVIMHWACEKIAASAAIPDVVLLEGLLDKLRLCKGISYAAVAAHADNSGRRKLAALLVDHESQSSKQIPLLLSIDEQDKALQKSIESGDTDLVYLVLFHIWQKISVEKSAPLEFFGVINARPLARDLFIAYARHSKHEALKDFFLSTGRLQDAGFLLLKESRELERSPMASKGSPLHGPQVRLVEQAHRLFAETKEHLFESKSAEEHGKLLRVQHQLEVSTKQAIFVGSSVSDTIKTCIVMGNERAAVKVKSEFKVPDKRWYWLKSCALATVGNWDALETFSREKRPPGGYKPFVEACIDAGQKMEAIKYIPKLTDPGERSEAYARLNMTDEAEKAASEANNGDELFGRLKSTLAQNTLIDTLRDRLSFQGTY, encoded by the exons ATGTCCTCCTCCATCTCCGTCGCGGCGGAGTGGGACCTCCTCTCCGACCGTTTCTACCGCCGCGTCACCATCTACTCCCCCCTCCCCTGGTCCTCCCCggccaccaccaccgcctcctcctccggtggCGGCAGCTCCGGGGTCGGCCGCCTCGACCTCTCGACCCACATCGTCGCCGCCGCTCCGTTCGGCGGCCCGATTGCCGCCGTCCGCGACGACTCCAAGATCGTGCAGCTCCACTCCGAGCcctcgcgccgtcgcctcctcctcttctcctcatccGGCCACCCACTCGCCTCCTCCCCTTGGACGCCCCACCTCCCCCGCCTCCACTCCCTCGCCTTCTCCAGCTCCCTCAACCTCCTCGCCCTGCTCTCCGATGGTTCCCTCCTCCGTTTCCGCCTCCCCGATCTGAATCCCATTACTAGCTCCAGCCCCGTACCCCTGCTGCCGCCTGCCTCAGGTGGCGTCGCCGATGCTGTTTTCTGGGGAGGCGGCGTGGCTATCCTCACCGAGGACAACCGCGTCGTGGTCACCACCGACATCGAGGTCGACGACCCCCACCCGCGGGAGCTCGCCGACCCGGGCGTTGCCGAGGACGAGCAGGTGCTGTGCATGGCCGTGGTGGAGCCACAGTTCGTCATGTCCGGGAGTCCAGAGGTTCTGCTTGCAGTTGGCGATCGGGTAGTGGCAGTTGACGAGGATGGCGTGCAGGTGCTCGGAGAGGCCCTGGAGATTGGACCCGTGCAGAAAATGGCGGTGTCACCAAACGGAAAGCTGCTTGCAGCGTTTGCACATGATGGGCGCTTGCTCGTAATCCCCACGGATTTCTCCAGGATCATATTCGAGTATGAGTGTGAT TCTGCATTACCACCGGATCAAATAGCTTGGTGTGGGTTGGACAGTGTGCTCCTTTACTGGTCTGAAGTGCTTTTGATGGTTGGACCCAATGGAGATCCAGTGCAATACAATTATGATGAACCTGTAATGCTCATTCCAGAGTGTGATGGTGTAAGAATCCTCTCAAATTCAAGTATGGAATTTCTACACCGAGTTCCAGATTCTACTACATCAATTTTTGGCATTGGAAGCATGTCTCCAGCAGCATTACTGTATGATGCTAGAGATCACTACGACAAACAAAGTGCCAAG GCTTATGATAACTATCAGCTaatatcatcttccttgcccgagGCGATTGAAGCATGTATTGATGCTGCTGGATATGAATTCGATGTTTCACGCCAACATACATTACTGAGAGCTGCGACTTATGGTCTAGCTTTCTGCAG TCGATTTCCACACGGACGCTTTCAAGAAATGTGCAAAATTTTACGGGTTCTAAATGCTGTTCGTGACCCTGAGATTGGAATGCCGCTTACCGTGAAGCAGTACAAA CTGCTTACTGCAGCTGTGCTCGTTGGACGTCTGATTAATGCTAATCAACATCTTTTGGCACTTCGCATCTCTGAGTACCTTAACCTGAATCCG GAGGTTGTGATTATGCATTGGGCATGTGAGAAGATAGCAGCCTCAGCTGCAATTCCAGATGTAGTTCTTCTTGAAGGTTTGCTTGACAAG CTCAGGTTATGCAAAGGTATATCGTATGCTGCAGTGGCAGCTCATGCAGATAACAGCGGCCGGCGTAAGTTGGCTGCCTTGCTCGTTGACCATGAGTCCCAGTCCTCGAAGCAG aTTCCTTTGTTGCTAAGCATCGATGAACAAGACAAAGCATTACAAAAGTCAATTGAGAGCGGTGATACTGATCTTGTGTACCTTGTGCTTTTCCATATCTGGCAGAAGATATCTGTAGAAAAG aGCGCTCCTTTGGAATTTTTTGGTGTAATCAACGCAAGGCCTTTAGCTAGAGATTTGTTCATAGCATATGCAAG ACACTCTAAGCATGAAGCTTTGAAGGACTTCTTTCTATCAACAGGGAGACTCCAA GATGCTGGCTTCCTTTTGTTGAAGGAGTCGAGAGAATTGGAGAGGAGTCCAATGGCAAGCAAGGGGTCTCCTCTCCATGGTCCACAAGTGAGGCTCGTTGAGCAGGCCCACAGGCTTTTTGCTGAGACCAAAGAGCATCTTTTTGAATCCAAATCTGCTGAAGAGCATGGGAAATTGCTAAG AGTGCAGCATCAACTAGAAGTTTCCACAAAGCAAGCAATATTTGTTGGTTCTAGTGTCAGTGATACAATAAAAACTTGTATTGTAATGGGAAATGAGCGAGCTGCAGTCAAAGTGAAATCAGAATTCAAG GTTCCTGATAAAAGGTGGTACTGGTTGAAGTCATGTGCTTTAGCGACAGTTGGTAATTGGGATGCTTTGGAAACATTCTCGAGAGAGAAGAGACCACCAGGAG GCTATAAACCTTTCGTGGAAGCATGCATTGATGCCGGTCAAAAAATGGAAGCTATCAAATATATCCCAAAATTAACAGATCCTGGTGAAAGATCTGAG GCATACGCACGTCTCAATATGACTGATGAAGCTGAAAAGGCAGCATCAGAGGCTAACAATGGCGACGAGCTATTTGGTCGCCTGAAGAGTACTCTGGCGCAGAATACTCTTATCGACACGCTACGGGATCGACTATCTTTCCAAGGAACGTACTGA